One stretch of Aquimarina sp. Aq107 DNA includes these proteins:
- a CDS encoding serine hydrolase, whose amino-acid sequence MGWYIGKDVNGKKIWYHVGQGPSSGAILIIYPDEDIIISLLSNTPILVNAEDGLPREVQKLAELIYHN is encoded by the coding sequence TTGGGATGGTATATAGGAAAAGATGTGAATGGGAAAAAAATATGGTACCACGTTGGGCAAGGACCTTCTTCAGGTGCTATTTTAATAATATATCCAGATGAGGATATCATCATATCTCTTCTTTCAAATACACCTATTTTAGTTAATGCAGAGGATGGGCTACCAAGAGAAGTACAAAAGCTAGCAGAGTTAATTTATCACAATTAA
- a CDS encoding BfmA/BtgA family mobilization protein, whose translation MDSFTGIRFKKETAKRFQTFSRTYFKSHTEAMSTMLDFFFYNEISPKEKLGPTGRTIEAKLLKRINAVIAIMRDVEKTQTKPTVAMIQSLFETEEPTKKPLIVEKKYAEEKKEVRFREKQNPSNQHLMVWDGI comes from the coding sequence ATGGACTCATTTACTGGAATTAGATTTAAAAAGGAAACCGCAAAACGTTTCCAAACTTTCTCACGCACTTACTTCAAATCGCACACCGAAGCAATGTCCACGATGCTCGATTTTTTCTTCTACAATGAAATTTCGCCAAAGGAAAAATTAGGACCAACTGGACGTACCATTGAAGCTAAATTACTCAAAAGAATAAATGCGGTCATTGCCATAATGCGAGACGTGGAAAAGACACAAACCAAACCTACGGTGGCTATGATTCAATCGCTGTTTGAAACAGAAGAACCAACCAAAAAACCGCTGATTGTAGAAAAGAAATATGCAGAAGAAAAGAAGGAAGTCCGCTTTCGCGAAAAGCAAAATCCGAGTAACCAACACCTTATGGTTTGGGATGGTATATAG
- a CDS encoding RadC family protein, whose amino-acid sequence MKAQVNEIKISYKGGLKSSMWQKISSSQDAAELLYEDWDKDTIGIQETFKVVLLNNSNKVKGVYQLSQGGITSTPIDLRILFAVILKSLSVAIILTHNHPSGKLQPSDADKSLTTKIKNASKLFDITILDHLIFAPDGDYYSFADNGIL is encoded by the coding sequence ATGAAAGCACAAGTTAACGAAATAAAAATAAGCTACAAAGGTGGGTTGAAATCCTCAATGTGGCAGAAAATTAGCAGTTCACAAGATGCAGCTGAATTACTTTATGAAGATTGGGATAAAGACACAATAGGCATACAAGAAACCTTTAAGGTTGTATTGTTAAATAATAGCAATAAGGTAAAAGGGGTGTATCAACTTTCACAAGGCGGAATTACGAGCACACCAATAGACCTTCGAATATTGTTTGCGGTTATTTTAAAATCTCTATCAGTAGCTATAATTTTAACGCACAACCACCCAAGCGGAAAATTGCAACCTAGTGATGCGGACAAGAGCTTGACGACCAAGATTAAAAATGCATCAAAATTATTCGATATTACAATTCTTGACCATTTGATATTTGCACCTGATGGCGATTACTACAGTTTTGCTGACAATGGAATTTTGTAA
- a CDS encoding single-stranded DNA-binding protein — MSTIRNHVQLIGNVGQEPTITNLESGKKVARFSLATNEYYKDSKGEKQTDTNWHTIVAWGKTAEIVEKYVEKGKEVGITGKLKTRTYTTDDGNQRYVTEVVADEILLLGSKGDK, encoded by the coding sequence ATGAGTACTATTAGAAATCACGTACAGTTAATTGGAAATGTTGGACAAGAACCAACCATTACGAATCTTGAAAGCGGAAAGAAAGTAGCCCGTTTTTCGTTAGCCACAAATGAGTATTACAAGGATAGCAAAGGCGAAAAGCAAACAGATACAAATTGGCATACGATTGTTGCCTGGGGCAAGACTGCCGAAATAGTAGAAAAGTATGTTGAAAAAGGTAAGGAAGTTGGGATTACGGGAAAGCTAAAAACCCGAACATATACGACTGATGATGGCAACCAGCGCTATGTTACAGAAGTTGTAGCCGATGAAATCCTTTTACTTGGCAGTAAAGGCGATAAGTAA
- a CDS encoding serine aminopeptidase domain-containing protein yields MIEEIEIKTKSGTLSASIFGATNPNDTVLIIASATGVKQEFYKKFAQFIAINGITVITFDYYGIGRSLKKPIKELKNNAADWGRIDLESVLKYTLKNFSASKKVLLGHSIGGQLIGLSETSTTMLL; encoded by the coding sequence ATGATAGAAGAAATAGAGATAAAAACTAAATCAGGAACTCTTTCTGCCAGTATCTTTGGAGCTACTAATCCTAATGATACGGTTCTAATAATTGCTTCAGCTACAGGAGTAAAACAAGAGTTTTATAAGAAATTTGCTCAGTTTATCGCAATCAATGGAATCACCGTCATCACTTTTGATTATTATGGAATAGGTCGCTCCCTTAAAAAACCTATTAAAGAACTTAAGAACAATGCTGCCGATTGGGGAAGAATTGATTTAGAAAGTGTACTTAAATACACATTAAAAAATTTCTCGGCGTCCAAAAAGGTATTGTTGGGTCATAGTATAGGTGGACAATTGATAGGATTATCTGAGACTTCCACAACAATGCTCCTATGA
- a CDS encoding IS110 family transposase, protein MNTQITAQPKLYIGIDIHKRSWKIDCATELFSGKSFTMPPKPELLRDYVLKHFTDYEVSTAYEAGCCGYYAHRAFKSYGWRSLVVNPADIHRKGKEKYTKTDKIDAQLISRELKDGRLDSIVVPDIEREQLRSLFRRRNDLVKDYRRVKSYIKMQLLYFGISIPEEFDNDHWSHNFRSWLDGIVFDYPTARESLSSRMRSFRFIDKELREVSTKMRAYCRKHYKNDYYLLRSIPGIGGIVACGILCELGDLRRFNNIKHLAGYVGLAPGIHQSGDSQKSTGITMRAHRLMRSYFIEASWQSIRTDPVMQAYYRTHIGKNVKTIIIKVARKLLSRTLGVIKTGIPYEIGVVE, encoded by the coding sequence ATGAATACTCAAATTACCGCTCAACCAAAATTATACATTGGAATTGACATTCACAAACGTAGTTGGAAAATAGACTGCGCAACAGAATTATTTTCAGGAAAATCATTTACTATGCCACCAAAGCCAGAATTGTTGCGAGACTATGTTTTAAAACATTTTACAGACTATGAAGTAAGTACTGCTTATGAGGCAGGTTGTTGTGGCTATTATGCCCATCGGGCATTTAAAAGTTATGGATGGCGATCCTTGGTAGTAAACCCTGCAGATATTCATCGCAAAGGGAAAGAGAAATATACAAAAACAGATAAAATAGATGCACAGTTAATAAGTAGGGAACTAAAAGACGGACGCTTGGATAGTATAGTAGTTCCAGATATTGAGCGGGAACAATTACGTAGTTTGTTTCGAAGACGCAACGATTTAGTAAAGGACTATCGTCGCGTAAAAAGTTACATAAAGATGCAATTATTATATTTTGGTATTAGTATACCAGAAGAATTTGATAATGATCATTGGAGCCATAATTTTAGGTCTTGGTTAGATGGGATTGTTTTTGATTATCCAACAGCCCGCGAGAGCTTATCAAGTCGCATGCGAAGTTTTCGATTTATCGATAAGGAGCTACGCGAAGTTTCAACAAAAATGCGAGCCTATTGTCGTAAGCATTATAAGAATGATTATTATTTATTACGAAGTATCCCAGGTATAGGCGGTATCGTAGCATGTGGTATTTTGTGTGAGCTAGGAGATCTAAGACGCTTTAATAATATAAAGCATTTAGCAGGTTATGTAGGGTTAGCCCCTGGAATACATCAGAGTGGAGATAGTCAAAAAAGTACAGGAATCACTATGCGAGCCCATCGTTTAATGCGCAGTTATTTTATAGAAGCTTCATGGCAATCTATACGAACAGATCCAGTAATGCAGGCTTATTATCGTACCCATATAGGCAAAAATGTAAAGACGATTATCATCAAGGTCGCTCGTAAATTATTGAGTAGAACTTTAGGAGTAATAAAAACAGGAATTCCTTACGAAATAGGCGTTGTAGAATAA
- a CDS encoding ribose-phosphate pyrophosphokinase, which translates to MPNLITEAKFFACNQSTELAEQIVKAYGAKLGKVITSTYSDGEFQPSFEESVRGSRVFIIGSTHPNSDHLMEMLLMLDAAKRASARHITAVLPYYGWARQDRKDKPRVPIAAKLIAKMLETAGATRIITMDLHADQIQGFFEKPVDHLFASTIFLPYLQSLNLSDLTIASPDMGGSKRAYAYSKALQSDVVICYKQRAKANVISHMELIGNVTGKNVVLVDDMVDTAGTLTKAADLMMERGAKSVRAICTHPILSGTAYEKLENSKLEELIVTDSIPLKQKSDKIRVITCANLFADVMNRVHNNESISSKFIM; encoded by the coding sequence ATGCCTAATTTAATTACAGAAGCAAAATTTTTTGCTTGTAACCAAAGTACTGAACTCGCAGAACAAATTGTGAAAGCATATGGTGCGAAATTAGGTAAGGTCATTACGTCTACATATAGTGATGGTGAGTTTCAGCCTTCTTTTGAAGAATCTGTAAGAGGATCTAGGGTGTTTATTATTGGATCTACACATCCAAACTCTGATCATTTAATGGAAATGTTGTTAATGTTAGATGCTGCTAAAAGAGCTTCGGCAAGACACATTACTGCTGTGCTACCATATTACGGATGGGCACGCCAGGACAGAAAAGACAAACCAAGAGTTCCTATTGCTGCAAAGCTTATTGCTAAAATGCTAGAAACTGCAGGTGCAACAAGAATCATAACTATGGACTTGCACGCTGATCAAATTCAAGGGTTTTTTGAAAAACCAGTAGATCATTTATTCGCATCAACTATATTTTTACCTTATTTACAATCGTTAAATTTAAGTGATTTAACAATCGCTTCTCCTGATATGGGTGGTTCTAAGAGAGCATACGCATATTCTAAAGCTTTACAAAGCGATGTAGTTATATGTTACAAACAACGTGCTAAGGCTAATGTGATTTCTCATATGGAATTAATAGGAAATGTGACCGGTAAAAACGTAGTGTTAGTAGATGATATGGTGGACACTGCAGGTACACTTACTAAAGCTGCTGATCTTATGATGGAAAGAGGAGCAAAAAGTGTTAGAGCAATATGCACACACCCTATTCTTTCTGGAACAGCTTATGAAAAATTAGAAAACTCGAAATTAGAAGAATTAATCGTAACTGACTCTATTCCTCTAAAACAAAAAAGTGATAAAATTAGAGTAATTACTTGTGCTAATTTATTTGCAGATGTTATGAATAGAGTTCATAACAATGAGTCTATTAGCTCTAAATTTATAATGTAA
- a CDS encoding 50S ribosomal protein L25/general stress protein Ctc has translation MKSLTINASQRESVGKKATKALRNAGRVPCVIYGGDTIIHFAAPEIAFKNLVYTPDVHTVVIALDNGTKINAILQDIQFHPVTDRILHIDFIQIFDDKPITVELPFRTTGAAKGVLNGGVLRYNLRRIKVKGLASNLPDLIEGDITNLKIGNKLYVTDVASEDFSILHPENTVICMVKTSRTAIVDDEDEDEEGEATAAEAPAAEA, from the coding sequence ATGAAGTCATTAACAATCAATGCATCTCAAAGAGAAAGCGTAGGCAAGAAAGCAACAAAAGCCTTACGTAATGCTGGACGGGTACCTTGTGTTATTTATGGTGGAGACACTATTATACACTTTGCAGCGCCAGAAATTGCTTTTAAAAACTTAGTGTATACTCCAGACGTTCATACCGTGGTAATAGCGTTGGATAATGGTACAAAAATCAATGCCATCTTACAGGATATTCAATTTCACCCTGTAACTGACAGAATTTTACACATCGATTTTATTCAGATTTTTGATGATAAGCCAATCACTGTAGAACTTCCTTTCAGAACTACAGGAGCTGCAAAAGGGGTTCTTAACGGAGGAGTATTACGTTACAACTTAAGACGTATCAAAGTAAAAGGTCTTGCTTCTAATTTACCTGATCTAATCGAAGGAGATATTACAAACCTAAAAATAGGTAACAAATTATATGTGACTGATGTAGCTAGCGAAGATTTCTCTATTCTACACCCAGAAAACACTGTAATCTGTATGGTTAAAACTTCTCGTACCGCAATTGTGGATGATGAAGATGAAGATGAAGAAGGAGAAGCAACAGCTGCAGAAGCACCAGCTGCTGAAGCATAA
- the pth gene encoding aminoacyl-tRNA hydrolase, with product MFSLFRKIFSNQTQNTKEETQEDLMKKFLVVGLGNIGPKYHNTRHNIGFKILDALAKEENLDFETEKLGDLTTYKYKARTILLLKPNTYMNLSGKAVRYWLTKEKIPIENLLVITDDINLSFGTIRVKAKGSAGGHNGLKDIEAQLNTSKYSRFRFGVGAEFNKGRQVDYVLGEWNSEEEAAMHERLDKGVALIKSFVSAGLANTMNTFNGK from the coding sequence ATGTTCTCTCTATTTAGAAAAATATTCTCTAATCAAACTCAAAATACAAAAGAAGAAACCCAGGAAGATCTCATGAAAAAATTTCTTGTTGTAGGTCTTGGCAATATTGGACCTAAGTATCATAACACTCGGCATAATATCGGCTTTAAAATTCTTGACGCCCTAGCAAAAGAAGAAAATCTTGATTTTGAAACTGAAAAACTTGGTGATTTAACAACTTATAAGTACAAAGCGCGAACCATCTTACTATTAAAGCCTAATACGTACATGAATCTTAGCGGAAAAGCTGTAAGGTATTGGTTAACTAAGGAAAAAATACCTATTGAGAACCTTTTAGTTATAACCGATGATATTAATCTTTCTTTCGGCACCATTAGAGTTAAGGCAAAAGGAAGCGCCGGAGGACACAATGGGCTAAAAGATATTGAGGCACAACTTAATACATCAAAGTATTCTAGATTTAGGTTTGGCGTTGGAGCAGAATTTAACAAAGGCAGGCAAGTAGATTATGTGCTTGGCGAATGGAATTCTGAAGAAGAAGCTGCTATGCACGAACGATTAGATAAAGGAGTTGCCCTTATCAAATCCTTTGTTAGTGCAGGATTAGCTAACACAATGAATACCTTTAACGGAAAATAA
- a CDS encoding bifunctional riboflavin kinase/FAD synthetase, giving the protein MKRYTDANTYDNHTPSVVTIGTFDGVHIGHKKIIERLVDAAKRDHLESVILTFFPHPRMVLQKDTSIKLINTIEERIQILEKTGLDSLVIHPFTKEFSRLSAKEYVEEMLINRLNVRHVIIGYDHRFGRNRNSNITDLASFGIQNDFTVEEISKQDIDDVAVSSTKIREALLEGDIIKANKYLGYNFMLTGKIIKGKELGRKLEYPTANLFIEEDYKLIPKKGVYVVKSHINNKMYFGMMNIGNNPTVNGTHQTIETHFFDASFNLYEKKIQIEMLIRIRDEKKFDSIEDLKNAMQDDEDFSRDYINSTV; this is encoded by the coding sequence ATGAAACGTTATACCGACGCTAACACATATGATAACCATACTCCATCAGTCGTTACCATTGGAACTTTTGATGGTGTTCATATTGGTCACAAAAAGATAATTGAACGATTAGTAGATGCTGCTAAACGTGATCATCTAGAATCTGTAATTCTTACCTTCTTCCCGCACCCAAGGATGGTTTTACAAAAGGATACAAGTATAAAACTCATTAATACTATTGAGGAGCGAATACAAATTTTAGAAAAAACTGGATTAGATAGTTTGGTAATTCATCCATTTACAAAAGAATTTTCTCGTCTTTCTGCAAAAGAATACGTGGAAGAAATGTTGATAAACAGACTAAATGTTCGTCATGTAATTATTGGCTACGATCACCGTTTTGGACGCAATCGCAATTCTAATATTACAGATCTTGCCTCTTTTGGAATTCAGAATGATTTTACCGTAGAAGAAATCTCCAAACAAGATATTGATGATGTTGCTGTAAGTTCTACTAAAATCCGAGAAGCTTTACTCGAAGGAGATATTATTAAAGCGAACAAGTACTTAGGGTATAACTTTATGCTAACCGGTAAAATAATAAAAGGTAAAGAGTTAGGACGAAAACTAGAATACCCCACAGCCAATCTTTTTATAGAAGAGGATTATAAACTGATTCCAAAAAAAGGAGTGTATGTTGTAAAATCCCACATAAATAATAAAATGTATTTCGGTATGATGAATATCGGTAATAATCCCACTGTAAACGGGACGCATCAAACTATCGAAACTCATTTTTTTGATGCATCATTTAACCTATATGAAAAGAAAATACAGATCGAAATGCTCATTCGTATTAGAGACGAGAAAAAATTCGATTCTATAGAGGATTTAAAAAATGCAATGCAAGATGATGAAGATTTTTCTAGAGATTACATAAATTCTACGGTATGA
- a CDS encoding HTTM domain-containing protein: protein MINRWLFTQIDNSALIIFRVFFGFLITAESFGAILTGWVRRTLVEPQFTFNFIGLEFLQPLPGNGMYYYFALMGVFGIFIMIGFKYRWSMISYTILWAGVYYMQKASYNNHYYLLLLLCILMSTLPAGNYFSLDVKKNPALKRISMPRWCILFIILQLWIVYTYASVAKLYPDWLDFSVARNLMLSKADYPIVGEVLQQKWAHIAIAYFGILFDLLIIPLLLWRKTRLVAFIISIFFHLFNSIVFQIGIFPYLSLAFTVFFFSKERIHSLFMAKKEFYSANELIVPSYRKLLIPALAIWFIIQLTLPIRHWFIPGDVLWTEEGHKLSWRMMLRGRSGYTNFYVEFNDNTCKRVKIDKNQYLSKKQRRIVNTKPDAIWQFAQFLKKEHQKEGRDIAVYVKSRVSVNRKKSRVLIDPDVDLTSVKWNYFATNPWVIKYDKE from the coding sequence ATGATCAATCGCTGGTTATTTACACAAATAGATAATAGTGCTTTAATAATTTTTAGAGTATTTTTTGGGTTTCTAATTACTGCAGAATCTTTTGGAGCCATACTTACGGGCTGGGTTAGGAGAACTCTTGTAGAACCTCAATTTACTTTTAACTTCATTGGATTAGAATTTTTACAGCCACTTCCAGGAAACGGAATGTATTATTATTTCGCCCTTATGGGAGTTTTTGGAATCTTTATTATGATAGGTTTTAAATACCGCTGGAGTATGATTTCTTATACTATTCTTTGGGCTGGTGTTTATTACATGCAAAAAGCTTCTTACAACAATCATTATTATCTGCTATTATTACTTTGTATTCTTATGAGTACATTACCTGCCGGAAATTATTTTTCTTTAGATGTCAAGAAAAATCCAGCACTTAAACGAATCTCTATGCCTAGATGGTGTATTTTATTCATAATATTGCAGTTATGGATTGTATACACATATGCATCGGTTGCTAAACTATACCCAGATTGGTTAGACTTTAGTGTAGCTAGAAACTTAATGCTATCTAAAGCGGATTATCCTATTGTTGGAGAAGTATTACAACAAAAATGGGCTCATATAGCTATTGCATATTTTGGAATTTTATTTGATTTACTTATTATCCCATTATTGCTATGGAGAAAAACACGCTTAGTTGCATTTATTATTAGCATCTTTTTTCACCTTTTTAATTCCATTGTATTTCAAATTGGAATATTCCCATACTTATCATTAGCGTTTACAGTCTTTTTCTTTTCTAAAGAACGTATTCATAGTCTTTTTATGGCTAAGAAAGAGTTCTACTCAGCAAATGAGTTAATTGTTCCATCATACAGAAAATTATTAATCCCAGCATTGGCTATTTGGTTTATAATTCAACTTACTTTACCAATTCGTCATTGGTTTATTCCTGGTGACGTTTTATGGACTGAAGAAGGACATAAACTGAGCTGGAGAATGATGTTACGAGGCAGATCAGGATATACTAATTTTTATGTGGAATTTAATGACAACACTTGTAAGAGAGTTAAAATAGATAAGAATCAGTATTTATCAAAAAAGCAACGCCGTATTGTAAATACAAAACCTGACGCAATCTGGCAGTTTGCTCAATTTCTCAAAAAAGAACACCAAAAAGAAGGAAGGGATATAGCAGTATATGTAAAAAGCAGAGTTTCTGTAAATCGTAAAAAATCTAGAGTACTGATAGATCCCGATGTTGATCTAACAAGTGTAAAATGGAATTATTTCGCAACTAATCCCTGGGTTATTAAATATGACAAAGAATAG
- a CDS encoding ATP-binding protein, which produces MDILIKKFLILIILVSFSSKAQEKKDWYSSFGKIPNTVDKHYYRDLENAKDLLEKVKFIDTIATIHIQAGNTDSILHYGELLKNEILIEKDNFSNYNLYLSKSYNILGKGKLEKGLFDDAMKHHLDGIAISSTSEMNRMHYIHQLGLGTVYLHQKEYDTALSVFEKCIEKSKDNDVLVLAKKLSADVFFFKKDIPKAKSTYLQVLEELKIYENNKIRLETQLKLGRIDFFENNLAHALEYFRSVKDIALESKFYDLYIDAVIRMGIVYYNQGHVKDAEMILSTAYVNTMQWNKLELQRDVIMVLKDIKVADKDYENAYNLMTQYLSISNQILKNQNKAIVKDMEVKYQTLQKEKEILSLKEEKLLKESELKRQRTIKKAFLIGFLAVLLPVIALLFVYFQKLKTQIELNKSQKQVNSQKVHGLMKDQELNLINATMDGQNKERKRLARELHDSIGGNLASIKLQLSSSNDNGTLQTKIIKQIDETYHQVRDLSHNLASKKFQNNGISTLIKEYVNNIQQGSNQNISFNPHPEEKINEIESPLKEELFKIVQELLTNTLKHAKADHIDIYLNEYQTSLQLLFEDNGIGFDTAKIKDGIGFKNIRNRLSPLSGKMMIDSTENRGTVVNIEIPV; this is translated from the coding sequence ATGGATATTTTAATTAAGAAGTTTTTAATATTAATTATACTAGTTTCATTTTCTAGCAAAGCTCAGGAAAAGAAAGACTGGTATTCCTCTTTCGGAAAGATCCCTAATACCGTGGACAAACATTACTATAGGGATCTAGAAAACGCGAAAGATCTTCTAGAAAAAGTTAAGTTTATTGATACGATTGCTACAATTCATATTCAGGCAGGAAATACAGACTCGATATTGCATTACGGAGAACTTTTAAAAAATGAGATTCTTATAGAAAAGGATAATTTTTCTAATTACAATCTCTATCTATCCAAGTCTTATAATATCCTTGGTAAAGGTAAACTAGAAAAAGGATTGTTTGATGATGCTATGAAACATCATTTAGATGGTATTGCTATTTCTTCGACTTCCGAAATGAATAGAATGCATTATATTCATCAATTAGGGTTAGGAACAGTGTATTTGCATCAAAAGGAATATGACACGGCTTTATCTGTATTCGAAAAATGTATAGAAAAAAGCAAAGACAATGATGTACTAGTATTAGCAAAAAAATTATCTGCAGATGTATTCTTTTTCAAGAAAGATATACCTAAAGCAAAATCCACATATCTTCAGGTTTTAGAGGAATTAAAAATTTACGAAAACAATAAAATACGACTAGAAACTCAATTAAAACTTGGTAGAATCGATTTTTTTGAAAATAACCTCGCTCATGCGCTTGAGTATTTTAGATCGGTGAAGGATATCGCCTTAGAAAGTAAATTTTATGATCTCTATATAGACGCGGTAATACGAATGGGAATCGTTTATTACAATCAAGGGCATGTTAAGGATGCAGAAATGATCCTGTCCACTGCATACGTAAATACTATGCAATGGAATAAGCTTGAGCTACAAAGAGATGTCATTATGGTACTTAAGGACATTAAAGTAGCCGATAAAGACTATGAGAATGCTTATAATTTGATGACTCAATACTTATCCATCTCCAACCAAATTCTTAAGAATCAAAATAAGGCTATTGTAAAGGATATGGAAGTTAAGTATCAAACTTTACAAAAGGAAAAAGAAATTTTATCCCTTAAAGAAGAAAAACTACTTAAGGAAAGTGAACTAAAAAGACAACGAACTATTAAAAAAGCATTCCTTATAGGTTTCTTAGCAGTGCTACTACCAGTAATAGCATTACTGTTTGTATACTTCCAAAAATTAAAAACACAAATTGAATTAAACAAATCTCAGAAACAAGTCAATTCTCAAAAAGTTCACGGTTTGATGAAAGACCAAGAGCTCAACCTGATAAATGCTACTATGGATGGCCAAAACAAAGAACGAAAACGTCTTGCAAGAGAATTACACGATAGTATAGGAGGAAATTTAGCTAGTATTAAATTACAACTTTCTAGCTCAAATGACAACGGAACGTTACAAACAAAAATTATAAAGCAAATAGATGAGACTTATCATCAAGTCAGGGATTTATCACATAATCTAGCTTCCAAAAAGTTTCAAAACAATGGTATTTCTACGCTAATAAAGGAGTATGTTAATAATATCCAACAAGGGAGCAATCAAAATATATCATTCAACCCTCATCCAGAAGAAAAGATTAATGAAATTGAAAGCCCTTTAAAAGAAGAATTATTCAAAATCGTTCAAGAACTATTAACCAACACTCTTAAACACGCTAAAGCCGATCATATAGATATTTATCTAAATGAATACCAAACTTCATTACAGCTTCTTTTTGAGGACAATGGAATTGGTTTTGACACCGCTAAAATAAAAGACGGAATTGGTTTTAAAAATATAAGAAACCGACTAAGTCCTTTATCTGGTAAAATGATGATAGATTCTACAGAGAATAGAGGGACTGTAGTTAACATAGAAATCCCTGTATAA
- a CDS encoding M23 family metallopeptidase produces MITATTRRFLASLLILIGSLYRNKRTRKFTLIPLVVIGLGFLVPQKMIIPVKGATAKDWDDHSFWAYPWGSSVTHKGIDVFKEKGTDVISSTYGIVLYTYEGGKGGKTVMVLGPKWRFHYYAHLDEVDAFPFQPVASGTKLGTVGNSGNAIGKPPHLHYTITTPFPYWWLRDPEVIQGNRKMFYLDPDTWLRK; encoded by the coding sequence ATGATCACTGCAACTACAAGACGTTTTTTAGCCTCACTTTTGATTCTAATAGGTTCATTATATCGAAATAAAAGAACCCGAAAGTTTACATTAATCCCTTTGGTTGTAATTGGATTAGGATTTTTGGTTCCCCAAAAAATGATAATTCCTGTAAAAGGTGCCACGGCAAAAGATTGGGATGATCATTCTTTTTGGGCATATCCTTGGGGAAGTTCTGTAACGCATAAGGGCATTGATGTTTTTAAAGAAAAAGGTACTGATGTGATTTCATCAACATATGGTATCGTTTTGTATACCTATGAAGGGGGCAAAGGAGGGAAGACAGTTATGGTACTTGGACCCAAGTGGAGGTTTCATTATTATGCACACTTAGATGAGGTGGATGCTTTTCCGTTTCAACCAGTAGCGTCTGGAACCAAATTAGGAACAGTAGGAAATAGTGGTAATGCAATAGGTAAACCACCACATCTACATTACACGATCACAACTCCATTTCCTTATTGGTGGTTAAGAGATCCAGAAGTTATACAGGGAAATCGTAAGATGTTTTATCTAGACCCTGATACGTGGCTTAGAAAGTAA